Proteins from a single region of Verrucomicrobiota bacterium:
- the odhB gene encoding 2-oxoglutarate dehydrogenase complex dihydrolipoyllysine-residue succinyltransferase translates to MPNELKIPEVGESITEVQISEWLKSEGDIVKQDEGVAVIDSEKTTFELPAPMGGRLTKILHKAGATVRVGEVIAHIESDGETAKAEPAEAKTDVESKPESKRPDESKSEATTEKAAEKTSPAEKPAKEREPDREKPKEEKGERAEVKKEEPKDRDEKETAPEEAQPENRQPARKTETKVPEAKPPTSAQPASAKPSADREEEVVPMTMLRRTVARRLVEAQQTMAMLTTFNEVDMSAVQALRKEHQEAFEKRYQAKLGLMSFFVKAAIDGLKQFPQLNAEIRENDIVYHNYFDIGVAIATERGLVVPVLRNAERLSFAELEKAIGDFAQRAKDGKLKPDELEGGTFTITNGGVFGSLLSTPIINPPQSGILGMHTIQERPVAVDGQVVIRPMTYLALTYDHRIVDGREAVLFLRRVKEIVETPARMLMEI, encoded by the coding sequence ATGCCAAACGAACTGAAAATCCCAGAGGTCGGCGAATCCATCACTGAAGTCCAAATCAGTGAATGGCTGAAGTCCGAAGGCGACATTGTGAAGCAGGACGAGGGCGTGGCGGTCATTGATTCCGAGAAGACGACTTTCGAGTTGCCCGCGCCGATGGGTGGCAGGCTCACAAAGATTTTGCATAAGGCGGGAGCCACAGTCAGGGTCGGCGAGGTTATCGCGCACATTGAATCGGACGGCGAAACGGCCAAAGCGGAGCCTGCCGAAGCGAAAACCGATGTCGAGTCCAAGCCGGAATCAAAACGTCCTGACGAATCCAAGTCTGAAGCCACGACGGAGAAAGCCGCCGAGAAAACCAGTCCAGCCGAGAAACCTGCCAAGGAACGCGAGCCTGACCGCGAAAAACCCAAAGAGGAAAAAGGCGAACGGGCTGAAGTGAAAAAAGAAGAACCAAAAGACCGCGACGAAAAAGAGACCGCGCCGGAAGAAGCTCAACCGGAAAATCGCCAGCCGGCTCGCAAAACAGAAACAAAAGTCCCGGAGGCCAAACCTCCAACTTCGGCGCAGCCTGCGTCCGCGAAGCCTTCCGCCGACCGCGAAGAGGAGGTCGTGCCCATGACCATGTTGCGCCGCACCGTTGCGCGCCGTCTGGTCGAAGCGCAGCAAACGATGGCGATGTTGACGACGTTCAACGAAGTGGATATGTCCGCCGTGCAGGCGTTGCGCAAGGAGCATCAGGAGGCATTTGAAAAACGTTACCAGGCGAAGTTGGGCCTGATGTCGTTTTTCGTGAAAGCGGCGATTGATGGATTGAAACAATTCCCGCAACTCAACGCCGAGATTCGCGAAAACGATATTGTTTATCATAATTACTTCGACATTGGCGTGGCCATTGCCACCGAACGCGGACTCGTCGTGCCGGTGTTGCGAAACGCCGAGCGTTTGAGTTTCGCGGAGCTGGAGAAAGCCATCGGCGATTTTGCCCAGCGCGCGAAGGATGGCAAATTGAAACCCGACGAACTGGAAGGCGGCACATTCACCATCACCAACGGCGGCGTGTTCGGCTCGTTGCTTTCCACGCCCATCATCAATCCGCCGCAGTCGGGAATTCTCGGCATGCACACGATTCAGGAACGGCCCGTTGCCGTGGACGGACAAGTGGTCATTCGTCCGATGACGTATCTGGCGCTGACTTACGACCACCGCATCGTGGACGGTCGCGAAGCAGTTTTGTTCCTTCGCCGCGTGAAAGAGATCGTCGAAACACCGGCGCGGATGTTGATGGAGATTTGA
- a CDS encoding rubrerythrin encodes MKNKTNGKNNADIIRELRLAYGMEVETVQNYIANSVHLDGVRSEVVKKELAADVPVEVGHAQLLAHRIKTLGGRVPGSLELTRTQTYLQPPKDPTNVVAVIKGVITAEQTAITHYNTLIKLCEKRDYVTQELVIQILGSEEDHHREFVGFLKEYKR; translated from the coding sequence ATGAAAAACAAAACGAACGGTAAGAACAACGCGGACATCATCCGCGAATTGCGTCTCGCTTATGGCATGGAAGTGGAAACCGTGCAAAACTACATCGCCAACTCGGTTCATCTGGATGGCGTGCGCTCCGAAGTCGTCAAAAAAGAACTGGCCGCGGATGTGCCGGTTGAAGTGGGCCACGCGCAGCTATTGGCGCATCGCATCAAGACCCTCGGCGGCCGGGTGCCCGGCTCGCTCGAACTCACCCGCACGCAAACCTACCTCCAACCGCCCAAAGATCCGACCAACGTCGTCGCGGTCATCAAAGGCGTCATCACCGCCGAGCAGACCGCCATCACCCATTACAACACGCTCATCAAGTTGTGTGAAAAGCGGGACTACGTCACCCAAGAACTGGTCATTCAAATCCTCGGCAGCGAAGAGGACCATCACCGCGAATTCGTCGGCTTTCTGAAGGAATACAAACGGTAG
- a CDS encoding response regulator transcription factor yields MRSLETGGESPVKHARGKPADAANDKHRVLLVDDHPILCEGLAQKINGEPDLMVCGQARDAHAALEAIEKLRPDIAVVDIALGDTSGIELIKDIKVRFPKLPALVLSMHDEALYAERSLHAGAKGYVMKQEEADVLLRAIRQVLGGQVYLSEKVKDAIVNRLGGNPPEGEITTIAQQLSDRELQVFQLIGDGFATHEIADRLHLSAKTVASHRENIKKKLNLKSIEELSRFAIHWQRHRESGAGEPAERLAPTKALKAAPIVKSGAKLR; encoded by the coding sequence ATGCGCAGTCTTGAAACAGGAGGAGAGTCACCAGTGAAACACGCTCGCGGCAAGCCGGCAGACGCGGCCAACGACAAGCATCGGGTCTTGTTGGTGGACGATCATCCCATCCTTTGCGAGGGGCTGGCGCAAAAGATCAATGGCGAACCGGACTTGATGGTCTGCGGGCAGGCGCGCGACGCTCACGCTGCGTTGGAAGCCATCGAGAAGTTGCGACCGGACATTGCGGTGGTGGACATCGCGTTGGGAGATACGAGCGGCATCGAGTTGATCAAAGACATCAAGGTGCGCTTTCCGAAACTGCCGGCGCTGGTGTTGTCCATGCACGATGAGGCGTTGTATGCCGAACGCAGTTTGCACGCGGGCGCCAAGGGTTACGTGATGAAGCAGGAGGAAGCCGACGTGTTGTTGCGCGCGATCCGTCAGGTGTTGGGCGGCCAGGTTTATCTGAGCGAGAAGGTCAAGGACGCCATCGTGAATCGTCTCGGCGGCAACCCGCCCGAAGGCGAGATCACGACCATCGCCCAGCAGTTGAGCGACCGCGAGCTGCAGGTGTTCCAATTGATTGGCGATGGTTTTGCCACGCATGAAATCGCCGATCGCCTTCACCTCAGCGCGAAAACTGTTGCCTCCCATCGGGAGAACATAAAGAAGAAGTTAAATCTCAAATCCATCGAAGAGCTGTCCCGCTTCGCGATCCACTGGCAACGCCATCGCGAGTCCGGCGCCGGCGAACCTGCGGAAAGATTGGCACCAACCAAAGCACTGAAGGCGGCGCCCATTGTGAAATCGGGTGCGAAATTGCGTTGA
- a CDS encoding GAF domain-containing sensor histidine kinase produces MIGGINRSYGEVLRANSADGEPRLPFLSLPAKVKRAVGIFREVGESKSRHEVLARAQHAVTRALADSSTVAEASPKIFRALCETLGCDWGELWRVDTSENLLRCAQIWHPGAPAWIEGGVARHAAFARGEGIAGTVWARNKPLWITDVTRRPGYQRATVARHGLRTVFALPIRLNQEVLGVIAMFSRQVLPPDKHLLRVLRDICSQIGQVMGRRRAERQLLEVSEREQQRIGQDLHDGLCQRLTGIAYMASDLQSRLAKGSVPEMAIAARIAELSRETSVQARQIARGLNPVKVGSVGLIAALNELAATIRSMFSIACRFECQHRVFVRDHETAVHLYRIAQEAIHNAITHGKASEIVVSLGRAPEGIVLSVKDNGRGLSRVTNGGDGMGFENMSYRARAIGAQLQFAPRDRGGTIMKCAVLKQEESHQ; encoded by the coding sequence ATGATCGGAGGGATTAACCGAAGTTACGGCGAAGTGTTGCGGGCGAACAGCGCCGACGGGGAACCGCGACTTCCTTTTCTTTCCCTTCCAGCCAAAGTCAAACGCGCGGTTGGCATATTTCGTGAGGTTGGTGAGTCGAAGTCCAGACACGAAGTGCTCGCCCGCGCGCAACACGCCGTCACCCGGGCGCTGGCCGACTCTTCAACCGTGGCGGAGGCGAGTCCCAAGATTTTCCGGGCGCTGTGCGAAACGCTCGGTTGCGACTGGGGCGAACTCTGGCGAGTGGACACATCAGAGAATCTGCTGCGCTGCGCACAAATCTGGCACCCCGGAGCGCCGGCCTGGATCGAAGGCGGGGTGGCGCGGCACGCGGCCTTTGCGCGCGGCGAAGGAATCGCCGGCACCGTGTGGGCGCGCAACAAACCGCTCTGGATCACCGATGTCACCAGGCGACCCGGCTATCAACGCGCGACGGTCGCCCGGCATGGACTACGCACGGTGTTCGCCTTACCAATTCGGCTGAATCAGGAAGTGCTCGGGGTCATCGCCATGTTCAGCCGTCAGGTGTTGCCACCAGACAAACATCTGTTGCGCGTGCTCCGGGATATTTGCAGCCAGATTGGTCAGGTGATGGGACGGCGACGGGCGGAGCGGCAGTTGCTGGAGGTGAGCGAGCGTGAGCAGCAGCGCATCGGCCAAGACTTGCACGATGGCCTATGCCAGCGACTGACTGGCATCGCTTACATGGCAAGCGATCTACAAAGCCGGCTGGCGAAAGGATCAGTCCCCGAAATGGCCATCGCCGCGCGCATCGCCGAGCTGTCTCGGGAGACGAGCGTCCAGGCGCGCCAGATCGCGCGCGGATTGAACCCCGTGAAGGTGGGCAGCGTGGGCTTGATCGCCGCGTTGAATGAGCTGGCGGCCACCATCCGCTCGATGTTCTCCATTGCCTGCCGGTTTGAATGTCAGCATCGCGTCTTTGTGCGCGATCATGAAACGGCGGTTCACCTTTATCGCATCGCGCAAGAAGCCATCCACAACGCCATCACCCACGGCAAGGCCTCTGAGATTGTTGTGTCGCTCGGCCGCGCGCCCGAAGGGATCGTGCTGAGCGTCAAAGATAATGGCCGCGGACTTTCCAGGGTCACGAACGGTGGTGACGGCATGGGCTTTGAAAACATGAGCTACCGCGCGCGGGCCATCGGCGCGCAACTGCAGTTCGCGCCGCGCGATCGTGGCGGCACGATTATGAAATGCGCAGTCTTGAAACAGGAGGAGAGTCACCAGTGA
- a CDS encoding site-2 protease family protein: MPSVPEPEIICPQCSTQIAPTLLSCPRCQRLVHTEKLNHLAREAERLTQQRDLSGALTTWRDALELLPPGSRQHQIVLAWIKNLSGQVDQETAPASTSRTPALRQASTQKKTGMQAAGLGAIGLLLWKFKFAVIFVLTKLKFLLLGLTKASTLFSMLLSFGVYWAAWGWTFALGLVLSIYVHEMGHVFALRRLGIRATAPMFIPGFGAMVRLKQYPADPHEDARIGLAGPLWGLGAAVAAFAVFLISGGLYWAAIARVGAWINLFNLLPVWQLDGGRGFRALSRAQRWLVVASLAVMFVLTNEGLLLLLLLAAGFRALQKTDAPASDRLALLQFIFLGVTLSLLCTIHVPIESAP, encoded by the coding sequence CTGCCTAGCGTGCCTGAACCGGAAATAATCTGTCCCCAATGCAGCACGCAGATCGCACCGACGCTGCTCAGTTGCCCGCGTTGCCAGCGGCTTGTGCACACGGAAAAATTAAATCACCTGGCGCGTGAGGCGGAGCGGCTGACGCAACAGCGTGACCTGTCGGGCGCCCTGACCACGTGGCGCGACGCCCTTGAACTCCTTCCGCCCGGCTCGCGCCAACATCAGATTGTCCTCGCCTGGATTAAGAATCTGAGCGGGCAAGTCGATCAAGAAACCGCGCCGGCCTCCACCTCTCGAACGCCCGCCCTGCGTCAAGCCTCAACCCAGAAGAAAACCGGCATGCAGGCGGCGGGGCTGGGTGCCATTGGTTTGTTGCTTTGGAAATTCAAATTCGCCGTCATCTTCGTTCTGACCAAACTCAAGTTCCTGCTGCTGGGATTGACCAAGGCCAGTACGCTGTTCTCAATGCTGCTTTCCTTCGGCGTTTACTGGGCCGCTTGGGGATGGACATTCGCGTTGGGATTGGTGCTTTCGATTTACGTCCACGAGATGGGTCACGTTTTCGCGCTTCGTCGTCTCGGTATCCGCGCCACCGCCCCAATGTTCATTCCAGGTTTCGGTGCGATGGTCAGGCTCAAACAGTATCCCGCCGATCCACATGAAGACGCCCGCATCGGTTTGGCCGGTCCGCTCTGGGGTCTCGGTGCCGCGGTCGCGGCATTTGCCGTCTTTCTGATCAGCGGCGGACTCTACTGGGCCGCGATTGCGCGCGTCGGCGCGTGGATCAACCTGTTCAATCTTCTGCCGGTCTGGCAACTGGATGGCGGCCGCGGCTTCCGCGCCTTGTCGCGGGCGCAACGCTGGCTGGTCGTCGCGAGCTTGGCGGTCATGTTCGTGTTGACGAATGAGGGTTTGCTCCTTCTGCTATTGCTGGCTGCCGGATTTCGCGCCCTGCAAAAGACCGATGCGCCCGCGTCGGATCGCCTCGCCTTGCTGCAGTTTATTTTCCTCGGGGTGACGCTATCGTTACTCTGCACGATTCACGTGCCGATAGAGTCGGCGCCTTGA
- a CDS encoding ABC transporter ATP-binding protein, whose product MANDSAPPMPAVQTFGLTRMYGSLAALYGLDLTVNRGDLFGFIGSNGAGKTTTLRILATFLAPSAGRAVILGHDVVSDADAVRHVIGYMPDFFGVYKDMEVTEYLDFFGACYKIPTNQREKTVSDVLELVGLSEKKGALIGALSRGMQQRLGLARVLIHDPQLLLLDEPASGLDPRARIEMMAVLQELQRLGKTIIISSHILSELQTLCNRVAIIEKGKLIYSGPVQGVRDQLATGLVVWVKVLGDESRAIELLKARSEISAAESVAGRIKVTMNDHQMDASCVAETLVNGGIKLVGLREEELGLEEVFMRVTRGETQ is encoded by the coding sequence ATGGCCAACGATTCCGCTCCTCCGATGCCCGCCGTTCAGACGTTCGGCTTGACGCGCATGTACGGCAGCCTTGCGGCACTCTACGGGCTTGACCTCACGGTGAATCGCGGCGATCTGTTCGGTTTCATTGGCTCGAATGGTGCGGGCAAGACGACCACGCTCCGAATCCTCGCCACGTTTCTTGCGCCGAGCGCCGGCCGTGCGGTGATTCTCGGGCATGATGTGGTGAGTGATGCGGACGCGGTGCGCCACGTCATTGGTTACATGCCCGATTTCTTCGGGGTGTACAAAGACATGGAAGTGACCGAATATCTCGATTTCTTCGGTGCCTGTTACAAGATTCCCACCAACCAGCGCGAGAAAACGGTCAGCGACGTTTTGGAACTCGTCGGCCTTAGCGAGAAGAAAGGCGCGCTCATCGGCGCGCTGAGTCGCGGCATGCAACAGCGACTCGGTCTGGCGCGGGTGCTGATTCACGATCCGCAACTCTTGCTGCTGGACGAACCCGCCAGCGGCCTCGACCCGCGCGCCCGCATCGAGATGATGGCGGTTTTGCAAGAACTTCAGCGTCTCGGCAAAACCATCATCATCTCCTCGCATATCCTCAGCGAACTCCAGACACTCTGCAATCGCGTCGCCATCATCGAAAAAGGCAAGTTGATTTACAGCGGGCCGGTGCAAGGCGTGCGCGATCAACTGGCGACCGGGCTGGTGGTCTGGGTCAAGGTGCTGGGCGACGAATCGCGCGCCATTGAGTTGTTGAAGGCGCGTTCCGAAATCTCCGCGGCAGAATCCGTGGCTGGAAGGATCAAGGTGACGATGAACGATCACCAGATGGACGCCAGTTGCGTGGCGGAAACACTGGTCAATGGCGGAATCAAACTGGTGGGACTGCGGGAAGAAGAACTTGGTCTGGAGGAAGTGTTCATGCGCGTCACACGCGGCGAAACGCAGTAA